The following proteins come from a genomic window of Sphaerisporangium rubeum:
- a CDS encoding ice-binding family protein, whose amino-acid sequence MPRFARPAVLRLLAALSVLLVTGAPRASGGALAAAPTGAGPAARPRIPAADVPAVQLGDALDLALLAGAGVVNGGMTTVAGDIAVSPGTTVDGFPPGQVRGMVNRDDAEARREKAAAMRAYKDAAGRSPTAVIAPQLGGTTIPPGVFATPGRVFQISGTLTLDALGDPDAGFVFQADTLITDRVSNINLVNGAQPDNVVWQLRSTADLGRYSTFRGNVMALSNVTVRSGTALYGRAMALDDKVVTEGTDRRPTTRATQPDNPPTETTLTSSANPSHRNQPVTFTATVTGDFRGFNPTNKVLFRDGDLVIGSAMLDPSGHASFTTSGLSVGTHPITAVYVNGGTAYNEGWVDFAPSQSPVLNQVVLN is encoded by the coding sequence ATGCCGAGATTCGCCCGCCCCGCGGTGCTGCGCCTCCTGGCGGCGCTGTCGGTCCTGCTCGTGACCGGAGCGCCGCGCGCCTCCGGCGGCGCGCTCGCCGCGGCCCCCACCGGCGCCGGCCCGGCGGCGCGTCCGCGCATCCCGGCCGCGGACGTGCCGGCGGTCCAGCTGGGTGACGCCCTCGACCTCGCCCTGCTGGCCGGAGCGGGGGTCGTCAACGGCGGGATGACCACGGTCGCCGGGGACATCGCCGTGAGCCCGGGCACCACGGTCGACGGGTTCCCGCCGGGCCAGGTGCGCGGCATGGTCAACCGGGACGACGCCGAGGCCAGGCGGGAGAAGGCGGCCGCCATGCGCGCCTACAAGGACGCCGCCGGCCGGTCGCCGACCGCCGTCATCGCCCCGCAACTCGGCGGGACGACCATTCCCCCCGGCGTCTTCGCCACCCCCGGCCGCGTCTTCCAGATCTCCGGGACCCTCACCCTGGACGCACTGGGTGATCCGGACGCCGGTTTCGTCTTCCAGGCGGACACCCTCATCACCGACCGGGTGAGCAACATCAATCTGGTCAACGGCGCACAGCCGGACAACGTCGTCTGGCAGCTGAGAAGCACCGCCGATCTCGGCCGCTACTCGACGTTCCGGGGGAACGTCATGGCGCTCAGCAACGTGACGGTCCGGAGCGGAACGGCGCTCTACGGCCGCGCCATGGCGCTCGACGACAAGGTCGTCACCGAGGGCACCGACCGCCGGCCGACCACCCGGGCCACCCAGCCGGACAACCCGCCGACCGAGACCACGCTCACCTCGTCGGCCAACCCTTCGCATCGGAACCAGCCGGTGACCTTCACCGCCACCGTGACCGGGGACTTCCGGGGCTTCAACCCGACCAACAAGGTGCTGTTCAGGGACGGAGACCTGGTCATCGGCTCGGCGATGCTCGACCCGTCGGGCCACGCCTCCTTCACCACTTCCGGCCTCTCCGTCGGAACACACCCCATCACGGCCGTGTACGTGAACGGGGGAACCGCCTACAACGAGGGCTGGGTCGACTTCGCCCCCAGTCAGTCACCGGTGCTCAACCAGGTCGTCCTCAACTGA